GGTTCATCCGGTTAAAGCGTACTTTGCCTCGTGAATGGCGAGGATTCTGAGTTTGAAAAACTCCATGTCTCTGTATCCGTAGGCCATCCGCTTGAGCACCTTGATTTTGTTGTTGGTCCCTTCCATGCGTCCAGAGGATATGGGGTGCTCGTACCAATTCAGGATGCCGAATTTGAGCCCAGCGAGGGTCGTTGCCACACGCATAAGCGGACCAATGTCTGACGCCTGGGCGCGGCTTACCCAATCGTCTATAGCCACTTGTGCAGCTTCCCTGTTTGACTGACTCCAAAATTGCCGCAGGTCTTCCTTCATATAGTAGGCCACCGCCAACGGCTCGTTGAGCTTCAGCGCCTCTTGCAGTTTGGCCGCTTCATCGCGCTCCGCTGAAAGATTCTCAGGATTCTTGAGTAGAATCCATCGACTGCCTTTCAACACCTTCTTGCCCATAACGTCCGCCTCGCGATGCAGACCGCGTCTGATTTCTGTAAGTGCTTCATTCATCAGCTTGACCACATGGAAGTGATCAAAGACCAGGGGGACTCCCGGCAGATTGTCCAATACCGCGCCGATGTAGGCGGTGCTCATATCCGTCGCCACGGCCTGGACCTTGGCGCGGGAACGGCGAAGCATCACCCAAAACGGCTCCAGACATTTCGCGCCCTTGCCATCGCCAACAAAGAGCACCGCGCCGCTCTCAAGGTCCATGACCAGAGTCAGGTACTTGTGCCCTTTCCGAACGCTGATTTCGTCTATGGCCAGATACCGCACGCTGCGCAGCCTTGGGCGAGCGAAGCGTCGAGCCAGATTGCGCTTGACAATGTCCTTCACGCAGTCCCAGCCGACACCGAGGAACAGCGCCACATCCTTGAGTGTCATGAGTCTGGCCAGTTCAAGAACGTGCCGGGCGAAAGCTCGTGTATAGCTCCGTCTGGGCTCCGCAATGCCAAGACTGATACGCCTGATGCAGCCACAAACGGCACACCAGACGCGCGGCACTTCAATCAACAGCCGGATTGGCTTGCGCCCAATAGGCAAACTGCGCAGCTTTCGAAAATACATGCCCCGTCTGGTCACCTGTTTCGATTTGCAGGCCGGACAGCATAGAAGCCGCCATTTTGGCCGGAGCCGAAATGTAACGCTCCCGCTTTCAAATTTCTGATGCACATACTCGTAGCCCGACAGGCCCATGGCATGATAAACAAAACTCGTGGACATGGTGATTCCGCCTTTTCGATGATCGTTTGCGTGATCTCGATTGGAACCCATGTCCATATTTTTTGTCAAAAGCACTCTTCAACCGGATGAGCCTTAAATAGGAAAGAAGGGAAAGAAGAGAAAGAAGAAGAGGAAGAGGCTCCCGGTTGTTTGGCGGGAGCCTCTTCTCTCTCTTCTCTCTCACGCCCCCTCTCCCCCTTTTTTACCGCCATCAAAATCCCCTTGAAAACGTTTACATTTCACCCGCCATGCTCTTTATAATAATATTTTTAATATGTTAAGACACACACCAAAACGCAAAAAGGGGTTGCCTTACTTCTCGTCTTATTGTATACAGACACAAATCCATATAATGGATGAGTAACAGTTTGCTATGCGCTTTCCCGAATGCGCCAACTTTTTACGGAGGATTATTGCATGCTTGACGTTCGATGGTACGGACGCGGTGGGCAAGGGGCTTTCACGGCCGCCCGGCTTCTCGGGCAGACGGTATCCGTTTACGGAAACTCTTTCGCGCTGGCGAGCCCGTCTTTCGGCCCGGAGCGCCGGGGCGCCCCCGTCTGGAGCTTCACGAAGATCGACGACAAGAAAATTGTTGACCGCAGCCAGCCGGTTACCTGTAAGTACCTCGTCGTTCTGGACGAGTCGCTCATCAACCCGGCCGTGGAAAACTACCTCGAAGACGACGGGGTCATCATCCTCAACACCGCAAATCCCGGGAAATATTCCTTCCTCAAGCACAAGCTCATCACGCTTGACGCCACCAAAATGTCCCTCGAGATCCTGGGGCGGCCCATCACCAACGTGGCCATGCTCGGCGCGCTCTTAGGCGTTTCCGCCCTCACCAGCACCGATGACGCGGGCAAGGCGCTGGAACGCACCTTCTCCAAATCCGTTTGCGAAAAGAACAAGGCGCTTCTCGCGAAAGCGTATGAAGCCGTTAAAGGTGGTGTGCAATGACAAGACCTACCGTGACCAAAGCCGTCTTCCCCAAAACCCGGGAAGAGATGCACAAGCCCCATGCCCCGGCCGGCCTGATTGTCGAAACGAACGCCAGTTGGCGGACCGAACGGCCCGTCCTGGACCAGGAAGCCTGCATCAACTGTCTCATGTGCTACCTCGTCTGCCCGGAAGGGACCATCTATAAAGTCGCCGGTGACAAGCTCGAAATCGACTACGACTTCTGCAAGGGATGCGGGATCTGCGCCAACGAATGCCCGAAAAAAGCGATCGTGATGGTCGCGGAGGAGACGACCCGATGAGCGGCACCAAAGAGTTCATATCCGGCAACGAGGCCGTGGCCCTTGCCGTCCGCCTGGCGCGGCCCAACGTCATCCCGGCCTATCCCATCAGCCCCCAGACCATCGTGGTGGAAAAACTGTCCGAGTATATCGACGAGGGCTCGCTGGACGCGAAGTTCATCCGCGTGGAGTCCGAGCACTCCGCCATCACCGCCTCCCTCGGCGCGAGCGTCATGGGCGCGCGGGTCTTCACCGCCACCTCGTCCCAGGGCTTCCTGTATATGGTCGAAGGCCTGCCCTTTGTGTCCGGCGGCCGCTATCCCGTGGTCATGATGAACGCCAACCGCACCATAGCCGTGCCCTGGAGTATTTTCTGCGACCATAACGACTCCCTCATGGCCCTCAACTCCGGCTGGATGCAGTGCTACGTGGAAGACGGCCAGGAAGCGCTGGACATGACGCTGCAGGCCTTCCGCATCGCGGAAGACCCGTCCGTATCCACGCCCATCATCGTCAACCTGGACGGTTTCGTCCTGACCCATACCTACGAACTGGTGGAAGTGCCCTCCCAGGAACAGGCGGACAAGTTTCTGCCGCCCTACGTCACCACCCACAAGATGGATATCGAGAAGCCCGTGGCCACCTGCATTGGCGCCGGACCGGACTGGCAGACCGAGTTCCGCTACAAGCAGCATATGGAAATGTTCGACAACGCGGCGGCGATCATCAAAAAATCCGACGCGGAATTCAAGGCCATCTTCGGCCGCTCCTACGGGGGGCTGGCTGAAAAGTACCTTTGCGACGACGCGGAAGCCGTGCTCGTGACCATGGGTTCCGTTTCCACCACCGTCCGCACGGTGGTCGATGCCATGCGCAAAGACGGCTACAAGGTCGGCATGGTGCGCGTCCGCTTCCTGCGGCCCTTCCCGCTGGAAGATTTCGTCTCCCTCGGCGAACAGGTCCGGGCCGTCGGCGTCATCGACCGCAACGTCTCCTACGGGTATGAGGGCGTGGTGTTCTCCAACGTGAACTCCGCCCTCAGCCGCAGAAGCACGATGCCCCTGACCAAAGACTATATCGGCGGCCTTGCCGGGCGCGACATCACCCTGGAAAACATCCGGCACATGTTCCTGGAACTCCTGGGCATGACTGCCCAAAACGCCGGGGACCGGGTTGAATTTATAAACCTGAGGTGGAACAAATAATGAGTACCACAACATCCATAAACGCCAAGACGCTGCCGGATCACGAACTGTTTTTCGGCCACAAGGCCTGTGCCGGCTGCGGCGGCTCCATCGCCGTGCGCCTCGCGCTGAAAGTTCTCGGACCCCGCACCTTCGCGGTGGTTCCGGCCAACTGCATGAGCGCCGTGGGCTTCCTCTACCCTGTCATGCCCTACTACGTGAACGCCATGGGCGCGCCCTTCGCCGCCACGGCCGCCATTTTGTCCGGCATGGAAGCCGCGGGCCAGACCATGGGCCTGGAAGATTTCACCGTGGTCGGCTTCGCGGGCGACGGCGGCACGGCGGACATCGGCATCCAGGCGCTTTCCGGCGCCATCGACCGCAACGACCGCATCATCTACATCTGCTACGACAACGAAGCCTATATGAACACCGGCGTGCAGGAGAGCGGGCTCACCCCCTACGGCACCCGCACCACGACCTCCGTTCACGGCGCGAAGCGGGAGAGCACGAAACCCACCAAGAAGAACATGTTCGAAATCGTCGCGGCCCACAATATCGGCTACGCGGCCACCGCGAGCGTGGGGCACCCGCAGGATTACATCAAAAAAATCGCAAAAGCCAAGGCGCACAACGGCACGTCCTACATCCACGTCATCGCGCCCTGCCCCACCGGCTGGTCCACGCCCACGGACAAAACCGTGGAAATCGCCAAGGACATGGTGGATGCGGGCCTCTGGTACCTGGCCGAGTATGAAAACGGCGAGTTCAAGCTGAACAGGAACCCCAAGGAGCTCGGCTCCGTAAGAGACTGCCTGAAAAAGCAGGGCCGGTTCAAAGGCATGAACGACGACGATATCGCCCTGGTCGAACGCCAGCGCGACGACATGTGGAAAAGAATCCGAGCCAACTGGGTGAAATAGAAAAACGCCATACCGCGAAAGGAATCAACCATGTCTGATTGGCGAGAAAAACACCGGAGCAAGTTCACCACCGCCGCGGAGGCGCTGAAAGTCGTAAAATCCGGCGACCGCGTTGTCTTCCACGTGACCGCCTCCGAACCGCACATCCTGGTCAGCGCCCTCATCGACAGGGCGCCGGAACTGGAAAATGTGGAAATCGTGCACATGTACCAGCTCGGCGAAGAGCGGGCCTATTGCAAACCGGAATACCAGAAGAGCTTCCGTTTCAACGGGCTTTTCCTGTCCCCCCCGGTCCGCAAGGCCGTGAATGAATGCCGGGCCGACTACACCCCCTGCCTGTACAGCGAAATCCCCCGCCTCTGGCGCGACAAAATCCTGCACATCAACGTGTTCCTGATGCAGGTGACGCCCCCGGACGAGGAAGGGTACTGCAGCTTCGGCCTTTCCGCGGACTGGCCCAAAGCCGCCGTGGAAAACGCGGATATCGTGGTCGCCCAGATCAACAAAAACGTGCCCTATACTTTCGGGGAAAGGGTCCACCTGGACGAGATCGACTACATCGTGGAGCAGGACAGCCCGGTCTTCATGCTGCCGCCCCCGAAGGTCGGCGAGATTGAACGGCAGATCGCCCGCAACGTGGCCGGCCTCATCGAGGACGGCTCCACCCTGCAAATGGGCATCGGCGGCATTCCGGACACGGTCCTGACCTTCCTGACGGACAAGAAGGACCTCGGCGTGCACTCGGAAATGTTCTCCGACGGAGTGGTCACGCTTGTCGAGGCGGGTGTCATCACCAACAAAAAGAAAACGCTCCACCCGGGCAAGTTTATCGCGACCTTCCTGATGGGCACGCAGAAACTCTATGATTTTGTGCACAGAAACCCGGACGTCATCATGAAGCCGGTGGATTACACCAACGACCCCTGCATCATCGGGCAGCACGACAAGATGGTTTCCATCAACTCCGCCCTGCAGGTGGACCTGACGGGCCAGGTGAACGCGGAATCCTTCGGCAGCGCCATGTTCAGCGGCATCGGGGGCCAGGTGGACTTCGTCTACGGCGCCAGCCGCTCCAAGGGCGGAAAGTCCATCTTCGCCTTTTCGTCGGCGGCCGCCAAGGGCACGGCCTCGCGCATCGTCTCCCAGCTGCCGGCCGGAACGGGGGTTACGACCTCCCGCGGCCTTGTCCATTACGTGGTGACGGAATACGGCGTGGCCGATCTGCGGGGTAAAACCCTGCGGCAGCGGGCGCTGGCCCTGATTGACATCGCCCACCCGGATTTTCGCGAAACGCTGCGAAAAGAAGCGAAGGCATTGAATCTGATCTGACGGGCCGCCCTGCCCGCCTCCCCCAAAGCGGCGGGCAGCGGACGGCCATGACAGAACGCGCGCGGCGGGGCCATGCTCCGCCGGGCCAGCAACCTTTTAGCTCCACGGAGTTGATGATGTTGAAGTTCGTGATGCTTGACGGAAAATTCTTCCCGGCCAAAGACGCGTATACGAAAATCGAAGCCATGTGCAAATCCAAGGGCATTGCCTTTGAAGCCATGTACTGCAACACCAACGACGAGCTGATCGAAAAAATTCAGGACGCCGACGCCTGCATGCTGACGGACAGAAAGATCGACGGGTCCTTCCTGGAACGGGTCCCCCGCATGAAGATGTTCGTCCGCTGCGGCATGGGCGTGGACAACCTGAACCTGCCCGACTTCACCAAACACGGCATTTACGCCTGCAACGTCCCGGATTACGCCGTGGAAGAAGTCGCGGTGCATACCGTGGCCCTCGTCCTTGCCCTGGAACGGAAAATCCCGCTCTACAACAAGGATATCCACAACGGCGGCTGGAACGAGGAAATCGGGTACGCCATGCACCGCCTCTCCACGCGCACCTTGGGCGTCCTCGGCCTCGGCCGCATCGCCCGCAAGATGACCGGGATGGTCAAAGCGATGGGCTACAACCTCATCGCCTACGACCCCATGCTGCCGGACAGCGTGTTCGCGGAATGCGGCGCGAAGAAGGTGGATCTGGACACCCTGTTCCGCGAATCCGACGTGCTGACGATCATGGCCCCGGCCACGGATGAAACCTACCACATCATCAACGACGC
The DNA window shown above is from uncultured delta proteobacterium and carries:
- a CDS encoding putative D-3-phosphoglycerate dehydrogenase (Evidence 3 : Function proposed based on presence of conserved amino acid motif, structural feature or limited homology), which produces MLKFVMLDGKFFPAKDAYTKIEAMCKSKGIAFEAMYCNTNDELIEKIQDADACMLTDRKIDGSFLERVPRMKMFVRCGMGVDNLNLPDFTKHGIYACNVPDYAVEEVAVHTVALVLALERKIPLYNKDIHNGGWNEEIGYAMHRLSTRTLGVLGLGRIARKMTGMVKAMGYNLIAYDPMLPDSVFAECGAKKVDLDTLFRESDVLTIMAPATDETYHIINDANLAKMKDGSLLVTTSRGKLVDLNALARALDSGKLNAAALDVLEQEPPKEQAKVILGRDNVILTPHTAYRTVEALESMRLLAAETAILFLTEGTLRNVVNPDVIGKAKK
- the vorB gene encoding Ketoisovalerate oxidoreductase subunit VorB codes for the protein MSTTTSINAKTLPDHELFFGHKACAGCGGSIAVRLALKVLGPRTFAVVPANCMSAVGFLYPVMPYYVNAMGAPFAATAAILSGMEAAGQTMGLEDFTVVGFAGDGGTADIGIQALSGAIDRNDRIIYICYDNEAYMNTGVQESGLTPYGTRTTTSVHGAKRESTKPTKKNMFEIVAAHNIGYAATASVGHPQDYIKKIAKAKAHNGTSYIHVIAPCPTGWSTPTDKTVEIAKDMVDAGLWYLAEYENGEFKLNRNPKELGSVRDCLKKQGRFKGMNDDDIALVERQRDDMWKRIRANWVK
- a CDS encoding transposase; protein product: MSTSFVYHAMGLSGYEYVHQKFESGSVTFRLRPKWRLLCCPACKSKQVTRRGMYFRKLRSLPIGRKPIRLLIEVPRVWCAVCGCIRRISLGIAEPRRSYTRAFARHVLELARLMTLKDVALFLGVGWDCVKDIVKRNLARRFARPRLRSVRYLAIDEISVRKGHKYLTLVMDLESGAVLFVGDGKGAKCLEPFWVMLRRSRAKVQAVATDMSTAYIGAVLDNLPGVPLVFDHFHVVKLMNEALTEIRRGLHREADVMGKKVLKGSRWILLKNPENLSAERDEAAKLQEALKLNEPLAVAYYMKEDLRQFWSQSNREAAQVAIDDWVSRAQASDIGPLMRVATTLAGLKFGILNWYEHPISSGRMEGTNNKIKVLKRMAYGYRDMEFFKLRILAIHEAKYALTG
- the cat gene encoding 4-hydroxybutyrate coenzyme A transferase, whose product is MSDWREKHRSKFTTAAEALKVVKSGDRVVFHVTASEPHILVSALIDRAPELENVEIVHMYQLGEERAYCKPEYQKSFRFNGLFLSPPVRKAVNECRADYTPCLYSEIPRLWRDKILHINVFLMQVTPPDEEGYCSFGLSADWPKAAVENADIVVAQINKNVPYTFGERVHLDEIDYIVEQDSPVFMLPPPKVGEIERQIARNVAGLIEDGSTLQMGIGGIPDTVLTFLTDKKDLGVHSEMFSDGVVTLVEAGVITNKKKTLHPGKFIATFLMGTQKLYDFVHRNPDVIMKPVDYTNDPCIIGQHDKMVSINSALQVDLTGQVNAESFGSAMFSGIGGQVDFVYGASRSKGGKSIFAFSSAAAKGTASRIVSQLPAGTGVTTSRGLVHYVVTEYGVADLRGKTLRQRALALIDIAHPDFRETLRKEAKALNLI
- the vorD gene encoding Ketoisovalerate oxidoreductase subunit VorD, yielding MTRPTVTKAVFPKTREEMHKPHAPAGLIVETNASWRTERPVLDQEACINCLMCYLVCPEGTIYKVAGDKLEIDYDFCKGCGICANECPKKAIVMVAEETTR
- the vorA gene encoding Ketoisovalerate oxidoreductase subunit VorA, which gives rise to MSGTKEFISGNEAVALAVRLARPNVIPAYPISPQTIVVEKLSEYIDEGSLDAKFIRVESEHSAITASLGASVMGARVFTATSSQGFLYMVEGLPFVSGGRYPVVMMNANRTIAVPWSIFCDHNDSLMALNSGWMQCYVEDGQEALDMTLQAFRIAEDPSVSTPIIVNLDGFVLTHTYELVEVPSQEQADKFLPPYVTTHKMDIEKPVATCIGAGPDWQTEFRYKQHMEMFDNAAAIIKKSDAEFKAIFGRSYGGLAEKYLCDDAEAVLVTMGSVSTTVRTVVDAMRKDGYKVGMVRVRFLRPFPLEDFVSLGEQVRAVGVIDRNVSYGYEGVVFSNVNSALSRRSTMPLTKDYIGGLAGRDITLENIRHMFLELLGMTAQNAGDRVEFINLRWNK
- the porC gene encoding Pyruvate synthase subunit PorC, yielding MLDVRWYGRGGQGAFTAARLLGQTVSVYGNSFALASPSFGPERRGAPVWSFTKIDDKKIVDRSQPVTCKYLVVLDESLINPAVENYLEDDGVIILNTANPGKYSFLKHKLITLDATKMSLEILGRPITNVAMLGALLGVSALTSTDDAGKALERTFSKSVCEKNKALLAKAYEAVKGGVQ